TAGCTCGAGCGGCGCGGCACGGGGAGGGCCGAGCACGCCGCGGCCAGCGCCGCGGCGGCCAGGACGACTACACCTGCGCGCACTACACCTTCCCCTGCTGGCGCAGCGCCTCGTAGAGGACGATCGCCACCGCGGTGGCCAGGTTGAGGCTGCGCACGTGCTCGCTCGCGAGCGGGATGCCGAAGGTGGCCTCGGCGTGCGCGGCGCGGATGGCGGGCGGGAGGCCGCGGCTCTCGCTCCCGAAGACGAGGAGGTCGTCCGCGCGGAAGCGGAGCGTCGTGTAGGAGCGCGAGGCGCGCGCCGAGAAGCAGAGGAGCCGTCCCGGGGGGCGCGCGGCCAGGAACGCCTCCCAGCTCGCGTGCCGGGCGAGCTGCACGTGCGGCCAGTAGTCGAGGCCGGCGCGGCGGAGATGACGGTCGTCGATCGTGAAGCCGAGCGGATCGATCAGGTGGAGCGCCGTGTCGGTGGCGACGCAGAGGCGGCCGATCGAGCCGGTGTTCTGCGGGATCTCGGGTGCGACGAGGACGACGTGCATGGCGCGCGGCCGCCCTCAGCCCCGCCGCTCGCCGAGCGGCACGCGCCGGCCGCCGACCGGGAGCACGACCCGCCCGTCCGCGTCCAGCTCGGCATGGCGCAGGAGCTCGTAGTAGGCGGGACGGAGAAAGCGCGCCTCGTGCCCGCCCTTGACGCGGCAGTAGAGCACGTTCTCCGCACCGACGCGCAGTGACGCGGGGTCGAGCGGCTCGCGCGTCTCGTCGTTCAGCACTACGCTGAAGCCGCGCACCGGATCGTGCTCGACCGTGGTCACCACCCACGGCGTGTCCTCGATGACGACGTCGGCTTTGTCCTCGCCCAGCTCGAGGCGCCCGCGGCCGTCGGGCTGCACCCTCATCGCGCGGCTGAACAGGCGGCAGATGGCGCGGTTCGGGATCGGCTCGTCGTCGCTGTACCAGCGGCCGTCCTTGCCGAAGCGGATCTTGCCCGAGCTGATGGCGGTGAAGCCGGCGCGCGCCATCACGCCCCCTCGCCCGTGTCGAGGACGACCGTCACCGGCCCGTCGTTCACCAGCGCGAGCGCCATGCGCGCCCCGAAGCGGCCCGTCGCGACGGGCACCGTGGCGTCGCGGGCGCGGGCGACGAAGTGGTCGTAGAGCCGCTCGGCGCGCTCGGGTGGCGCGGCGTCAGTGAACGCCGGGCGTCGGCCCTTGCGGCAGTCCGCGTAGAGCGTGAACTCGGAGACCACGAGCAGCGCGCCGCCCACCTGGTCGAGCGGGCGCGCGAAGCGCCCCGCCTCGTCCTCGAAGATGCGGAGCCCGACGATCTTCCGGCAGAGCGCGTCTGCGTCGCGCTCGGTGTCGGCGTGGCCG
Above is a window of Deltaproteobacteria bacterium DNA encoding:
- a CDS encoding D-tyrosyl-tRNA(Tyr) deacylase, which produces MRAVVQRVSEARVAVDGAVVGAIGRGLCVLLGVGHADTERDADALCRKIVGLRIFEDEAGRFARPLDQVGGALLVVSEFTLYADCRKGRRPAFTDAAPPERAERLYDHFVARARDATVPVATGRFGARMALALVNDGPVTVVLDTGEGA
- a CDS encoding DUF1285 domain-containing protein; amino-acid sequence: MARAGFTAISSGKIRFGKDGRWYSDDEPIPNRAICRLFSRAMRVQPDGRGRLELGEDKADVVIEDTPWVVTTVEHDPVRGFSVVLNDETREPLDPASLRVGAENVLYCRVKGGHEARFLRPAYYELLRHAELDADGRVVLPVGGRRVPLGERRG
- a CDS encoding tRNA (cytidine(34)-2'-O)-methyltransferase codes for the protein MHVVLVAPEIPQNTGSIGRLCVATDTALHLIDPLGFTIDDRHLRRAGLDYWPHVQLARHASWEAFLAARPPGRLLCFSARASRSYTTLRFRADDLLVFGSESRGLPPAIRAAHAEATFGIPLASEHVRSLNLATAVAIVLYEALRQQGKV